From Nitrososphaerota archaeon, one genomic window encodes:
- a CDS encoding DUF47 family protein, translating to MKVPLNVKEWLIPQDKIFFSLLEEQSRLVVQGAKLLNDLLLDYKDVAKTRKEIKEIEHKGDEVVHTIQDRLAHTFITPIDREDIDQLSSLYDDVLDFTNTIVNKLYAYRIIEITREMTLFGEVILKAVTELNVAFQNMRSLNQQEIERRSVEVHFLENEADELLNRAVAELFEQKDVILIIKYKEIYEDLERLTDVCEDVSNLLRDIVLKHS from the coding sequence GTGAAGGTCCCATTAAACGTAAAGGAGTGGCTAATTCCACAGGATAAAATTTTCTTCTCCCTTTTGGAGGAGCAATCTAGACTTGTCGTCCAAGGCGCCAAGCTACTCAACGATCTTCTATTAGACTACAAGGATGTTGCCAAAACGCGGAAAGAGATCAAGGAGATTGAGCATAAAGGCGATGAAGTAGTTCATACCATACAGGACAGGCTGGCACACACCTTCATTACACCCATTGACCGCGAAGACATCGATCAGTTATCATCGCTTTACGATGATGTTCTCGACTTCACTAACACAATAGTAAACAAACTATACGCGTATCGGATCATTGAGATAACGCGTGAAATGACGCTCTTCGGAGAAGTAATCCTGAAAGCAGTAACTGAACTAAACGTAGCCTTCCAAAACATGCGCAGCCTAAACCAGCAGGAAATTGAACGCAGAAGCGTCGAAGTGCACTTCCTTGAAAACGAGGCTGACGAACTCCTGAACAGAGCGGTCGCTGAACTATTTGAGCAGAAGGATGTCATCCTGATTATCAAATACAAAGAGATATACGAAGATCTCGAAAGATTGACTGACGTCTGTGAAGACGTTAGCAACCTTCTTAGAGACATAGTGCTTAAGCACTCGTAA
- a CDS encoding acylphosphatase, protein MTKTRAHIYVSGFVQGVFFRANAASKAQSLDLFGWVKNLPDGRVELTVEGDTEQVNQMIEWCRIGPPAAEVQDVEVETQPFTGEFNSFAVIR, encoded by the coding sequence ATGACCAAGACACGTGCCCACATCTATGTTTCAGGCTTCGTACAAGGAGTATTCTTCCGAGCCAACGCGGCCAGCAAAGCTCAGTCACTGGACCTCTTCGGATGGGTGAAAAACCTACCTGACGGCCGCGTAGAGCTTACCGTAGAAGGAGATACTGAGCAGGTCAATCAGATGATAGAGTGGTGTAGAATCGGACCACCAGCAGCTGAAGTACAAGACGTAGAGGTGGAGACTCAGCCGTTCACAGGAGAGTTCAACAGCTTCGCCGTAATACGCTGA
- a CDS encoding GNAT family N-acetyltransferase, with protein MRGEMLRIIQADSEEFVSKVRELMNEYSDAMGFRFRDFEKEIADLPGEYAPPEGRLLLALEDDKAAGCVALRKLTDDVSEMRRLYVRPEFRGKRIGRQLAITAVDQARLIGYRSIRLITLSSMKGAVALYNSLGFREIQPYRQVPSSNAIFMELRLKQNDKSS; from the coding sequence TTGAGAGGGGAGATGCTGAGAATTATTCAAGCGGACTCTGAAGAGTTCGTCAGCAAGGTTCGAGAGCTCATGAATGAATACTCTGATGCAATGGGATTCCGTTTTCGAGACTTTGAAAAAGAGATTGCAGATCTTCCAGGCGAATACGCCCCTCCTGAAGGACGCCTCCTACTAGCATTAGAAGATGATAAGGCCGCAGGATGTGTAGCGCTGCGGAAGCTTACAGATGATGTATCTGAGATGAGACGATTATACGTGAGACCTGAGTTCCGAGGAAAACGAATAGGCAGACAATTAGCAATAACGGCCGTCGATCAGGCTCGCCTTATCGGGTATAGAAGCATCCGGCTGATAACGTTATCATCTATGAAGGGGGCGGTTGCGCTTTACAATTCACTCGGCTTCAGGGAGATACAGCCCTACCGGCAGGTACCCTCAAGCAACGCAATCTTCATGGAATTGCGTTTAAAACAAAACGATAAAAGCAGTTGA
- a CDS encoding 3-isopropylmalate dehydratase small subunit, with protein MKTLNGRAWKFGDMVTTDHICPGRYFHLRTNLPELAKHTLEDARADYAKNVKPGDIVVAGRNFGMGSSREHAPVVIKVSGASAIVAKSFARIFYRNAVNIGLPVVICDTSRIEDGDELSIDLEAGKLVNKTKKFEIKFAPMPAAMMDILSEGGLIPYIQKHGDLKI; from the coding sequence ATGAAGACGTTGAATGGACGCGCATGGAAATTCGGCGACATGGTTACTACTGATCACATATGCCCTGGACGATACTTCCACCTCAGAACAAACTTGCCTGAACTAGCCAAACATACTCTTGAGGATGCGCGCGCAGACTACGCTAAGAACGTGAAGCCAGGCGATATTGTGGTGGCAGGCCGCAACTTCGGCATGGGCTCAAGCCGCGAACACGCTCCAGTCGTAATCAAGGTATCAGGCGCATCAGCTATAGTAGCGAAATCCTTTGCCCGCATCTTCTATCGGAACGCGGTGAACATCGGGTTGCCGGTGGTTATTTGCGATACTAGTCGCATAGAGGATGGAGACGAGCTGTCCATTGATCTTGAAGCGGGTAAATTGGTCAACAAGACAAAGAAGTTTGAGATCAAGTTTGCACCTATGCCGGCTGCAATGATGGACATCCTGTCCGAAGGTGGGCTTATTCCGTACATTCAGAAACACGGTGACCTGAAGATTTAA
- a CDS encoding 3-isopropylmalate dehydratase large subunit, which yields MSEKILGQKTGREVSAGEIVVTEVDYVFAHDASGPLTLDQLKTLNISKPAHPDRTILILDHAVPSPNSTISNNQARLRKWAKETGSRFSEAGEGICHQVMAENYASPGQVVLGTDSHTVTAGALGAFATGMGATDIAVAIGLGKTWLRVPESIKIEVEGALQPSVYAKDVILTAIGKLGVEGANYKALEFVGETISKMRIDERLTLSNMAVEAGAKVGLIPSDATTKKYLESRGRGKNFQQIAPDKSAEYEETITIEAEKVEPTVAFPDNVDNVKPVSEVAGLEMQQVFIGSCTNGRLQDLQIAAKILKGKHVSSNVRLIVTPASRETLILAMQDGTIETLVRAGASVTPPGCGVCFGALGGVPADGERILTTTNRNFLGRTGNPNAGTYLASPATAAATALKGALTDPRRLA from the coding sequence ATGAGCGAGAAGATACTTGGACAAAAGACTGGTCGAGAGGTCTCAGCAGGCGAAATAGTTGTCACCGAAGTTGACTACGTTTTTGCGCATGATGCAAGCGGCCCACTCACACTGGATCAGCTGAAGACCCTGAACATCTCGAAGCCTGCTCATCCAGACCGGACGATTCTCATCCTAGACCACGCGGTTCCAAGCCCAAACAGCACAATATCGAACAACCAAGCCCGGTTGAGAAAATGGGCTAAAGAAACTGGAAGCCGCTTCTCAGAGGCGGGAGAAGGAATCTGCCACCAAGTCATGGCTGAGAATTACGCGAGCCCCGGCCAAGTAGTTCTCGGAACCGATTCACATACCGTAACCGCAGGGGCATTAGGCGCCTTCGCAACAGGTATGGGTGCCACCGACATTGCGGTAGCAATAGGGTTAGGTAAGACGTGGCTCAGAGTCCCCGAATCAATTAAGATCGAGGTTGAAGGAGCACTGCAGCCCAGTGTTTACGCTAAAGACGTTATTCTTACCGCGATAGGTAAACTCGGTGTCGAGGGAGCTAATTACAAAGCGCTTGAGTTCGTAGGTGAAACCATCTCAAAGATGCGAATCGATGAGAGACTAACCCTCTCGAATATGGCTGTTGAAGCCGGCGCAAAGGTTGGACTCATCCCATCCGACGCTACGACAAAGAAATATCTGGAGAGCAGAGGAAGAGGAAAGAACTTCCAGCAGATCGCCCCCGATAAGAGCGCCGAGTACGAGGAGACTATAACAATTGAAGCGGAGAAGGTTGAGCCGACCGTCGCTTTCCCCGACAACGTGGATAATGTTAAACCGGTCAGCGAGGTCGCTGGGCTGGAGATGCAGCAGGTGTTCATTGGAAGCTGCACTAACGGCCGTCTACAGGACCTGCAGATAGCAGCTAAAATCCTGAAAGGCAAACATGTGAGCTCGAACGTAAGACTAATTGTTACACCTGCGTCCCGCGAAACTTTGATTCTAGCAATGCAAGATGGAACCATTGAAACCTTGGTGCGAGCAGGCGCATCAGTGACTCCACCGGGTTGCGGAGTTTGCTTCGGAGCTCTCGGCGGCGTCCCAGCTGACGGCGAGCGCATTCTTACAACAACAAACCGTAATTTCCTAGGGCGAACAGGTAACCCGAATGCGGGAACCTATTTGGCTTCACCAGCAACTGCAGCTGCGACAGCGTTAAAGGGCGCGTTAACCGATCCGAGGCGATTAGCATGA
- a CDS encoding alanine--glyoxylate aminotransferase family protein — protein MDELNPPERLLLGAGPSNVHPRVVKALLSPLVGHLDPYFIEIMDETKKLLANAFKTKNEFSLPISGTGTAAMEAAICNLVQEGDEVIIGVNGYFAQRMSEMVRRWGGKTLEVKKRWGDVTTKEEVENLFKNSNANLVALVQGETSTGALQPLQDIAKIARAYDALVLVDTVTSFTGVDLDIDGWGIDVCYSSPQKCLNAPPGASPITVGDRAMSRIRNRRKPVQSLYFDFTLIERYWSERRMYHHTAPIMNVYALREALMIALEEGLDNRIAKYKRNSEALMAGVEAAGLTMNTEHQFTLPSLNAVRVPKGVNADKVKNIFLDRFNTEIGAGLGELKGQVWRVGLMGLNSSERNVLFFLEALEVALRKEGHPLKPGVAVDAAVDYYDAH, from the coding sequence ATGGACGAGCTTAACCCACCGGAGCGGCTTCTTCTTGGCGCCGGTCCGAGCAACGTTCATCCGCGCGTAGTGAAAGCGCTGCTATCCCCACTTGTCGGCCATCTCGATCCCTATTTCATCGAGATTATGGATGAGACTAAGAAGCTTCTGGCTAATGCCTTCAAAACCAAGAATGAGTTTTCTCTACCTATATCCGGCACCGGAACAGCAGCTATGGAGGCAGCTATCTGCAACCTCGTTCAAGAGGGAGACGAGGTTATAATTGGTGTTAACGGCTACTTCGCTCAACGAATGTCCGAGATGGTTAGACGGTGGGGCGGCAAAACTCTTGAGGTTAAGAAGCGCTGGGGTGATGTCACCACTAAAGAAGAAGTTGAGAACCTCTTCAAGAACAGCAATGCCAACCTTGTAGCGCTAGTTCAAGGCGAAACATCCACAGGTGCACTACAGCCTCTTCAGGATATTGCAAAAATTGCTCGCGCATACGATGCGCTGGTACTTGTAGACACGGTCACGTCATTCACAGGCGTAGATCTCGACATAGACGGCTGGGGCATCGATGTCTGCTACAGCAGCCCCCAGAAGTGTCTCAATGCACCCCCAGGCGCCTCACCAATCACCGTTGGAGACAGAGCAATGAGCAGGATCCGGAACCGTCGGAAACCGGTGCAGAGCCTCTACTTCGACTTCACATTGATAGAGCGTTACTGGAGCGAACGAAGAATGTATCATCACACCGCGCCAATAATGAATGTATACGCACTAAGAGAAGCTTTGATGATAGCGCTTGAAGAAGGCTTGGACAACAGAATTGCGAAGTATAAGCGAAACTCCGAGGCACTAATGGCGGGAGTTGAAGCGGCAGGATTGACAATGAATACAGAGCACCAGTTCACACTGCCATCGCTAAACGCAGTCAGGGTTCCGAAAGGAGTTAATGCGGACAAGGTTAAGAACATCTTTCTTGACAGGTTCAACACCGAGATAGGTGCCGGCCTAGGCGAGTTAAAAGGACAGGTGTGGCGGGTCGGCTTAATGGGGCTTAACTCAAGCGAGAGAAATGTTCTCTTCTTCCTAGAAGCTCTCGAAGTTGCGTTACGTAAGGAGGGGCATCCGCTAAAGCCCGGCGTAGCGGTTGACGCAGCCGTAGACTACTACGACGCACACTAG
- a CDS encoding ornithine cyclodeaminase family protein, whose translation MVLILQGQEIQQILKMRDTVPAVEEAFRQLGEGQVQMPPRQLMLEPERGGWIAVMPAYIKKTKALATKVVTVYPENPTVKLPTTMATIVLNDPDTGQLLAVMDGAYITAVRTGAVGGVAAKYLARSDAQTVGIFGAGIQARSQLEALCEVRHIKDALVYDLVPEAAEKYAEDMSIKLGIKVSAAKTSKEAVTDRDIIVTASTAKTPVFKGSWLEPGTHITGVGAHMASTREIDTEAVKRSKVVVDLREAAEKECGELLIPLQEKEITLDIIYGELGEIVSGKKKGRVNPREITLFKSAGLAIQDAAAARLAYDKAVKAGVGVHVDL comes from the coding sequence ATGGTTCTGATACTCCAAGGACAAGAAATACAGCAAATTCTGAAGATGCGTGACACCGTTCCAGCGGTTGAAGAAGCCTTCCGGCAATTAGGTGAGGGACAGGTCCAGATGCCTCCACGTCAACTAATGCTTGAACCTGAGCGAGGCGGATGGATAGCCGTCATGCCGGCCTACATAAAGAAGACTAAAGCTCTAGCCACTAAAGTTGTTACTGTCTACCCCGAAAACCCCACGGTGAAACTACCAACCACAATGGCCACCATAGTACTCAACGACCCTGACACAGGCCAACTTCTAGCAGTAATGGATGGCGCATACATAACCGCGGTCAGAACCGGAGCAGTAGGTGGAGTCGCAGCCAAATACCTTGCGAGAAGCGATGCGCAGACTGTAGGCATCTTTGGCGCCGGCATCCAGGCCAGATCTCAGCTTGAAGCCCTGTGCGAAGTGCGTCACATAAAGGACGCGTTGGTCTACGATTTGGTACCCGAAGCCGCTGAGAAGTACGCGGAGGATATGTCAATTAAACTAGGGATCAAGGTGTCTGCGGCAAAGACATCAAAAGAGGCTGTGACTGATCGCGACATTATCGTGACAGCATCGACCGCTAAGACGCCGGTCTTCAAAGGCAGCTGGCTTGAACCAGGTACGCACATCACAGGGGTAGGTGCCCATATGGCGAGCACAAGAGAAATCGATACGGAAGCGGTGAAGCGATCTAAAGTTGTCGTGGATCTCCGAGAGGCTGCGGAGAAGGAGTGCGGAGAACTCCTGATACCTCTTCAAGAAAAAGAGATTACGCTTGACATTATCTACGGTGAATTAGGAGAAATCGTATCAGGCAAGAAGAAGGGCCGCGTCAACCCGCGGGAAATCACGCTCTTCAAGTCAGCCGGTCTAGCAATACAGGACGCAGCAGCTGCGCGTCTAGCCTACGATAAAGCCGTTAAAGCCGGTGTAGGCGTACACGTAGATTTATGA